A single window of Streptomyces sp. NBC_00464 DNA harbors:
- a CDS encoding sensor histidine kinase gives MTGDTGDTGRRTRLLDAVLAVAIGAAVTVAACAASAPDALDLVLVATGSLVLAEHRRAPRTVLAVTTLAMSGYVLHAHPGTWAAFPVLAAVHAAARSGRRGWGVAAGALFLGGYFTVLITASPAAESVVERTLLLLGWFLCAGVTGLIDKNWQAYLRQTEQRALDAERTRDEAAMRRAGEERLRIARELHDSLTHSISIVKLQAGVAVHLARKRGTAVEPALLAIQEASGEAMRELRATLEVLRTDVVEPGTGLDRIGELAERARSAGITLALTVSGEERPLPVAVDRAAYRIVQEALTNVARHADRAPTTVRLTYGPSALTVHVDDHGPCGPDDTVTVGTGLTGMRERVTALGGTLAAAPRRAGGFSVHAELPLHTVGSTG, from the coding sequence ATGACGGGGGACACGGGGGACACCGGCCGCCGCACCCGGTTGCTGGACGCGGTACTCGCGGTCGCGATCGGTGCGGCGGTCACCGTCGCGGCCTGCGCGGCATCGGCTCCGGATGCACTCGACCTGGTGCTCGTCGCGACCGGGTCGCTGGTCCTCGCCGAGCACCGCCGCGCACCTCGCACGGTGCTCGCCGTCACCACGCTCGCCATGTCCGGCTACGTGCTCCACGCGCACCCCGGCACCTGGGCGGCGTTCCCCGTGCTGGCCGCCGTGCACGCCGCCGCCCGCAGCGGGCGCCGTGGCTGGGGCGTCGCGGCCGGCGCACTCTTCCTCGGCGGCTACTTCACCGTTCTGATCACCGCCTCACCGGCCGCCGAGAGCGTCGTGGAGCGGACCCTGCTGCTGCTCGGCTGGTTCCTCTGCGCCGGGGTCACCGGACTCATCGACAAGAACTGGCAGGCATATCTGCGCCAGACCGAGCAGCGGGCACTCGACGCAGAACGCACCCGGGACGAGGCCGCGATGCGCCGGGCCGGAGAGGAGCGGCTGCGGATCGCCCGGGAACTGCACGACTCGCTCACGCACTCCATCTCGATCGTCAAGCTCCAGGCGGGAGTTGCCGTCCACCTCGCCCGCAAGCGGGGGACGGCAGTGGAGCCCGCACTGCTCGCCATCCAGGAGGCCAGTGGCGAGGCGATGCGCGAACTGCGAGCCACACTTGAGGTGTTGCGCACCGACGTGGTCGAGCCCGGCACCGGCCTCGACCGGATCGGTGAACTCGCCGAACGGGCTCGCAGCGCGGGGATCACGCTCGCGCTCACCGTCAGCGGCGAGGAGCGGCCGCTGCCCGTTGCCGTGGACCGCGCCGCGTACCGCATCGTGCAGGAGGCCCTCACCAACGTGGCCCGGCACGCCGACCGGGCCCCGACCACCGTCCGGCTCACCTACGGGCCGAGCGCGCTGACTGTGCACGTCGACGACCACGGCCCGTGCGGCCCCGACGACACCGTCACCGTCGGCACCGGCCTCACCGGCATGCGGGAGCGCGTCACGGCGCTCGGCGGCACCCTGGCCGCCGCACCACGCAGGGCCGGCGGATTCTCCGTACACGCCGAACTGCCCCTGCACACCGTGGGATCCACCGGATGA
- a CDS encoding carboxymuconolactone decarboxylase family protein — MTGPFRYTSPAPLKSATGVVADVYAQISTDFGIERAPTFVVLSASPPLLTATWALARESLLAGQVSRTDKEVVAAGVSLANRCPFCVDAHTVLLHATGDHRLAETIARGEQPADPAHRALLAWGKDMSTPQPFPSGAAPEHIGTALAFHFINRIVSSLLTETMLPRGLQRIRAVRSAAGRSLARTVRRELVTGLSLPLLATEGEAPAWAAGTAVGTAYGALRTAAELGAGLLSDEDAALVRESVAAWDGVTPLPLHGAGLPDRAERPGARLALLAARAPYRITDEDVAAWLAPPFTDHCLVHLIAFGAICAMGRVEAALTMESKEHA; from the coding sequence ATGACCGGACCTTTCCGCTACACCTCACCCGCACCTTTGAAGTCGGCGACCGGAGTGGTCGCCGACGTGTACGCCCAGATCTCCACCGACTTCGGGATCGAGCGCGCCCCGACCTTCGTGGTGCTGTCCGCGTCCCCTCCACTCCTCACCGCGACCTGGGCGCTGGCGCGCGAGTCGCTGCTGGCCGGGCAGGTGTCCCGTACGGACAAGGAGGTGGTGGCGGCCGGGGTGTCGCTCGCCAACCGCTGTCCGTTCTGCGTGGACGCGCACACCGTGCTGCTGCACGCCACCGGCGACCACCGGCTGGCGGAGACGATCGCCCGCGGCGAGCAGCCGGCGGACCCCGCCCATCGCGCTCTGCTGGCCTGGGGCAAGGACATGAGCACACCGCAGCCGTTCCCGTCGGGCGCCGCACCCGAGCACATCGGGACCGCACTCGCCTTCCACTTCATCAACCGGATCGTCTCCTCGCTGCTGACCGAGACCATGCTGCCCCGCGGTCTCCAGCGGATCCGTGCCGTACGGAGTGCGGCGGGCCGCTCCCTTGCCCGGACCGTGCGCCGCGAGCTGGTGACGGGTCTGAGCCTGCCGCTGCTCGCAACGGAGGGCGAGGCGCCCGCCTGGGCGGCGGGTACCGCCGTCGGCACGGCGTACGGTGCGCTGCGCACCGCGGCGGAGCTGGGTGCCGGGCTGCTGAGCGACGAGGACGCGGCGCTCGTACGGGAGTCGGTGGCTGCCTGGGACGGCGTCACCCCGCTCCCCCTGCACGGAGCCGGTCTGCCGGACCGGGCCGAACGGCCGGGCGCCCGGCTGGCGCTGCTCGCGGCGCGCGCACCGTACCGGATCACGGACGAGGACGTGGCCGCCTGGCTCGCGCCGCCGTTCACCGATCACTGCCTGGTTCATCTGATCGCGTTCGGCGCTATCTGCGCCATGGGGCGCGTCGAGGCCGCACTCACCATGGAATCGAAGGAGCACGCGTGA
- a CDS encoding class I SAM-dependent methyltransferase, which yields MTVAEAWNGLLGQHWAAHPDRYNAMLDGFDRPLFDAAAIGPGDRVVDIGCGSGLTTRMAAHRAPGGRVTGVDISEPLVGRARALTDGAQFPHVTYRLGDAQTCAFEPGGYDLAISRGGVMFFADPVAAFTNIAGALRPGGRLVFLCPQPAQPDGEERKALGLLASLLGRDHTTENAVATAMASLSEPERIHEVLGAAGFTDIEVTGVSADTCWGKDAADAVEFFVSRTPGLAVSDATRAAMTDALLPHESPRGVLLRAGVWVVTAHTP from the coding sequence GTGACAGTCGCCGAGGCCTGGAACGGACTGCTCGGGCAGCACTGGGCCGCCCACCCGGACCGCTACAACGCCATGCTGGACGGGTTCGACCGCCCGCTGTTCGACGCGGCGGCGATCGGCCCCGGGGACCGGGTGGTGGACATCGGCTGCGGCAGCGGGCTCACCACCAGGATGGCAGCGCACCGGGCGCCGGGCGGCCGGGTCACCGGGGTCGACATCTCGGAGCCGCTCGTCGGACGGGCCCGCGCGCTCACCGACGGCGCACAGTTCCCCCATGTCACCTACCGGTTGGGCGACGCGCAGACCTGCGCGTTCGAGCCCGGCGGATACGACCTGGCCATCAGCCGGGGCGGGGTGATGTTCTTCGCCGACCCCGTCGCAGCGTTCACCAACATCGCGGGAGCGCTGCGGCCGGGCGGCCGCCTGGTGTTCCTCTGCCCGCAGCCCGCGCAGCCGGACGGGGAGGAGCGCAAGGCGCTGGGACTGCTGGCCTCGCTGCTGGGGCGGGATCACACCACCGAGAACGCGGTGGCCACGGCGATGGCCTCGCTCTCGGAGCCCGAACGCATCCACGAGGTCCTGGGCGCGGCGGGGTTCACGGACATCGAGGTGACGGGCGTGAGCGCCGACACCTGCTGGGGGAAGGACGCGGCGGACGCGGTCGAGTTCTTCGTCTCCCGCACCCCCGGCCTCGCCGTCTCCGATGCCACACGGGCCGCGATGACCGACGCCCTGCTGCCCCATGAGTCGCCGCGCGGTGTGCTGCTGCGGGCGGGCGTCTGGGTGGTGACCGCACACACTCCCTAG
- a CDS encoding amidase, translated as MSSAQSTGTDVEAPGGLADSAQALADGRTTSTRLVTEALARIEASQGTLNAFRQLRATAALAEAAEADRRLAAGERLPLLGVPVAVKDDTDVAGMPTHFGCAGELPAATADSESVRRLRAAGAVIVGKTNSCELGQWPFTEGSAFGATRNPWNTDHTPGGSSGGSAAAVAAGLVPAALGSDGAGSVRIPAAWTHLVGIKPQRGRISVHPQSDAFQGLTVNGPLARTVADAALLLDAVAGAHPDDPHRPPPVDASAAARRDPGRLRIALAWRPPLTLTGTAPHPDVRRAVTELAEALARLGHHVEEARPRYGLIGLGFVPRATAGIAELAALHPEPAFLDPRTRSALRTGTRLGGRVVRAARGREVRQHRRIGALFHPSRGKAGSGFDVLLTPTTALPPPRIGRFDGLSAWRTDVAIAEACPYAWPWNVLGWPGINVPAGFTPDGLPVGAQLLGPSRSEERLISLAAQLEADRRWYEHRPPAAS; from the coding sequence ATGTCCTCAGCACAATCCACCGGAACGGACGTCGAGGCCCCGGGCGGGCTCGCCGACAGCGCGCAGGCCCTCGCGGACGGCCGTACCACCTCCACCCGGCTGGTCACCGAGGCCCTCGCCCGGATCGAGGCGAGCCAGGGCACCCTCAACGCCTTCCGGCAGCTGCGCGCGACCGCCGCACTCGCCGAAGCCGCCGAGGCCGACCGCCGGCTCGCCGCCGGAGAGCGGCTGCCGTTGCTCGGGGTGCCCGTCGCGGTCAAGGACGACACCGACGTCGCCGGGATGCCCACCCACTTCGGCTGCGCGGGGGAGCTGCCCGCCGCGACCGCCGACAGCGAGTCCGTACGCCGGCTGCGCGCCGCCGGGGCCGTCATCGTCGGGAAGACCAACTCCTGCGAACTGGGACAGTGGCCGTTCACCGAAGGATCCGCCTTCGGCGCCACCCGCAATCCGTGGAACACCGACCACACCCCGGGCGGTTCCTCCGGCGGTTCGGCGGCCGCCGTCGCCGCCGGACTGGTGCCCGCCGCGCTCGGCTCCGACGGTGCCGGGTCCGTCCGCATCCCCGCCGCCTGGACGCACCTCGTCGGCATCAAACCGCAGCGCGGCCGGATCTCCGTGCACCCCCAGAGCGACGCCTTCCAGGGGCTCACCGTCAACGGCCCGCTGGCCAGGACCGTCGCCGATGCCGCCCTCCTGCTGGACGCCGTCGCGGGCGCGCACCCGGACGACCCGCACCGCCCGCCGCCCGTCGACGCCTCCGCCGCCGCCCGCCGCGACCCCGGCCGGCTGCGCATCGCCCTCGCCTGGCGCCCCCCGCTCACCCTCACCGGCACGGCTCCCCACCCCGACGTGCGCCGCGCCGTCACCGAACTCGCCGAGGCGCTGGCCCGGCTCGGCCACCACGTCGAGGAGGCACGGCCCCGCTACGGGCTGATCGGCCTCGGCTTCGTGCCCCGTGCCACCGCCGGAATCGCCGAACTCGCGGCCCTGCACCCCGAACCCGCATTCCTGGACCCCCGCACCCGCAGCGCCCTGCGCACGGGCACCCGGCTCGGCGGCCGGGTGGTGCGGGCCGCGAGGGGGCGGGAGGTGCGCCAGCACCGGCGGATCGGCGCCCTGTTCCACCCCTCCCGCGGGAAGGCCGGATCGGGATTCGATGTGCTGCTCACCCCGACGACCGCCCTGCCGCCTCCCCGTATCGGCAGGTTCGACGGACTGAGCGCCTGGCGCACCGATGTCGCGATCGCCGAGGCGTGCCCGTACGCCTGGCCGTGGAACGTCCTGGGCTGGCCCGGCATCAACGTTCCCGCAGGCTTCACCCCCGACGGCCTCCCCGTCGGGGCCCAACTGCTCGGCCCCTCCCGCAGCGAGGAACGGCTCATCTCGCTGGCCGCCCAACTGGAGGCCGACCGGCGGTGGTACGAGCACCGCCCGCCGGCCGCGTCCTAG
- a CDS encoding NCS1 family nucleobase:cation symporter-1 translates to MTSTVPPPPPQDRILEAQDRVELPAGAAPDDSRFVNEDLLPVPLERRNWTTYNFAALWVGMAHNIPSWLLASGLVALGMDWKQAVFTIALANLIVLGPMLLTGHAGPKYGIPFPVLARASFGLRGANLPALIRAAVACAWFGIQTWIGGVGIFTLLGKIFGGWANADEIGGQPWTLWLCFILFWALELAIIYRGMDTLRRFENWAAPFVIVGALVLLVWVAVKAGGLGPLLDQPSRLGWGKEFWPVFFPSLMGMIAFWATLSLNIPDFTRFGAGQRAQIRGQSLGLPTTMTLFALLSVLVTSGSQAVYGEAIWDPVQLVARTDNVFGLLYALVTVLVATISVNIAANVVSPAYDLANLAPRIINFRTGALITGVVGVVIMPWKLTETPELYIFTWLGLVGGLLGTVAGILIADYWIVRRTVLDLADLYRPGGRYWYTNGWNWRAVAAFAVGGVLAIGGSHSEPGKGPFPADGLVPFMKPLADYGWAVGLASSLVLYVALTGREGVTPGSSSGPAVR, encoded by the coding sequence ATGACATCGACCGTACCGCCACCACCACCGCAGGACCGGATACTCGAGGCCCAGGACCGCGTCGAACTCCCCGCCGGAGCCGCTCCCGACGACAGCCGGTTCGTCAACGAGGACCTGCTGCCCGTCCCCCTGGAGCGGCGCAACTGGACCACGTACAACTTCGCCGCCCTCTGGGTCGGCATGGCCCACAACATCCCGTCCTGGCTGCTCGCCTCAGGCCTCGTCGCCCTCGGCATGGACTGGAAACAGGCGGTCTTCACCATCGCGCTCGCCAACCTGATCGTGCTCGGGCCCATGCTGCTCACCGGGCACGCCGGGCCCAAGTACGGCATTCCCTTCCCGGTGCTGGCCCGCGCCTCGTTCGGGCTGCGCGGCGCCAATCTGCCCGCCCTGATCCGCGCCGCCGTGGCGTGTGCCTGGTTCGGTATCCAGACGTGGATCGGCGGCGTCGGCATCTTCACCCTGCTCGGGAAGATCTTCGGCGGCTGGGCGAACGCCGACGAGATCGGCGGGCAGCCGTGGACGCTCTGGCTCTGCTTCATCCTGTTCTGGGCCCTCGAACTCGCCATCATCTACCGGGGCATGGACACCCTGCGCCGGTTCGAGAACTGGGCCGCGCCCTTCGTCATCGTCGGTGCCCTGGTGCTGCTCGTCTGGGTCGCCGTCAAGGCGGGCGGCCTCGGCCCGCTGCTCGACCAGCCGTCCAGGCTCGGCTGGGGCAAGGAGTTCTGGCCGGTCTTCTTCCCCTCCCTGATGGGCATGATCGCCTTCTGGGCCACGCTCTCCCTGAACATCCCCGACTTCACCCGCTTCGGCGCCGGCCAACGCGCCCAGATCCGCGGCCAGTCGCTCGGTCTGCCCACCACGATGACGCTCTTCGCGCTCCTCTCGGTCCTCGTCACCTCCGGCTCGCAGGCCGTGTACGGCGAGGCGATCTGGGACCCGGTGCAACTGGTCGCCCGTACCGACAACGTCTTCGGGCTGCTGTACGCGCTGGTGACGGTGCTGGTCGCGACGATCTCCGTGAACATCGCGGCGAACGTGGTCTCGCCGGCGTACGACCTGGCGAACCTTGCTCCGAGAATCATCAACTTCCGTACGGGAGCGCTGATCACGGGAGTGGTCGGCGTCGTGATCATGCCGTGGAAGCTCACCGAGACGCCCGAGCTGTACATCTTCACCTGGCTCGGACTCGTCGGCGGTCTGCTCGGTACGGTGGCGGGCATCCTGATCGCCGACTACTGGATCGTCCGGCGCACCGTGCTCGACCTCGCCGACCTCTACCGGCCCGGCGGCCGCTACTGGTACACGAACGGCTGGAACTGGCGGGCCGTGGCGGCCTTCGCCGTCGGCGGTGTCCTGGCGATCGGCGGCTCGCACTCGGAGCCCGGAAAGGGGCCGTTCCCGGCGGACGGTCTGGTGCCGTTCATGAAGCCCCTCGCCGACTACGGGTGGGCGGTCGGCCTGGCCTCCTCGCTGGTGCTGTACGTGGCGCTCACCGGACGCGAGGGCGTCACACCGGGCTCGTCGAGCGGCCCAGCAGTGCGCTGA
- a CDS encoding TIGR03842 family LLM class F420-dependent oxidoreductase, whose amino-acid sequence MDFGLVLQTDPPASAVVGLMRRAERNGFRYGWTFDSAVLWQEPFVIYSRILEHTERLVVGPMVTNPGTRTWEVTASTFATLNDMYGNRTVCGIGRGDSAMRVAGRSPNTLARLGEAIDVIRDLAEGREAVVDGQPVQIPWIKDGRLPVWMGAYGPKALALAGQKADGFILQLADPFLTEWMIKAVRDAAAEAGRDPDSVTICVAAPAYVGDDLDHAREQCRWFGGMVGNHVADLVARYGEHSGLVPEALTAYIAGRSGYDYSHHGRAGNPDTTFVPDEIVDRFCLLGPPEAHIEKLRALRDLGVDQFAVYNMHDAREATIDAYGAEIIPALSD is encoded by the coding sequence ATGGACTTCGGACTCGTCCTGCAGACGGACCCGCCCGCCTCGGCCGTCGTCGGCCTGATGCGCCGCGCCGAACGCAACGGATTCCGCTACGGCTGGACCTTCGACTCGGCGGTGCTCTGGCAGGAGCCCTTCGTCATCTACAGCCGCATCCTCGAACACACCGAACGCCTCGTGGTCGGCCCCATGGTGACCAACCCGGGTACCCGCACCTGGGAGGTGACCGCCTCCACCTTCGCCACGCTCAACGACATGTACGGCAACCGCACGGTGTGCGGCATCGGCCGCGGTGACTCCGCGATGCGCGTCGCCGGGCGCAGTCCCAACACCCTGGCGCGGCTGGGCGAGGCCATCGACGTCATCCGGGATCTCGCCGAGGGACGCGAGGCGGTCGTCGACGGACAGCCGGTCCAGATCCCCTGGATCAAGGACGGCCGGCTCCCCGTCTGGATGGGCGCGTACGGACCCAAGGCGCTGGCGCTCGCCGGGCAGAAAGCCGACGGCTTCATCCTCCAGCTCGCCGACCCCTTCCTCACCGAGTGGATGATCAAGGCGGTACGGGACGCCGCGGCCGAGGCCGGACGCGACCCGGACTCCGTGACCATCTGCGTCGCCGCGCCCGCCTACGTGGGCGACGACCTCGACCACGCCCGCGAGCAGTGCCGCTGGTTCGGCGGCATGGTCGGCAACCACGTCGCCGACCTGGTCGCCCGCTACGGCGAGCACTCCGGGCTCGTCCCCGAGGCACTGACCGCCTACATCGCCGGACGCTCCGGATACGACTACAGCCACCACGGCCGCGCCGGGAATCCCGACACCACCTTCGTCCCCGACGAGATCGTCGACCGCTTCTGCCTGCTCGGCCCGCCCGAGGCGCACATCGAGAAGCTCCGGGCCCTGCGCGACCTCGGCGTCGACCAGTTCGCCGTCTACAACATGCACGACGCCCGCGAGGCGACCATCGACGCCTACGGCGCCGAGATCATCCCCGCCCTGTCCGACTGA
- a CDS encoding DUF389 domain-containing protein, translated as MPSVDAVAVQRMTSTLFIERSLRSPSSTRFWGLLVLASVIASAGVVGDSTATVIGAMIVAPLMTPILGSALALVLADRPQVVRCALLVLGGALAVVAIGMLLGWIVSPPDAFASNSQVSSRISPRLIDLLAALATGTVGAFALVRADISDTLPGVAIAISLVPPLAVTGLLITVGRYHDASESALLFGTNVAAIVATGTVVFLVYGIRAAAQESGLSVGRFHGWTLVAVATVVLLIAVPLTTGTVTVARDRSLAADARPVAEKWAATGKWQIASVEARNGIIVIGVLGLPPQPAPTELRAALDRNGMAGADLELHLVGGRTHWCPADTDTCTVRDAERS; from the coding sequence ATGCCGTCAGTCGACGCGGTCGCCGTCCAGAGGATGACGAGCACCCTCTTCATCGAACGTTCGCTGCGCAGCCCGAGTTCGACCCGCTTCTGGGGACTGCTCGTGCTGGCCTCGGTCATCGCGAGCGCCGGAGTGGTGGGCGATTCGACGGCGACGGTCATCGGCGCGATGATCGTCGCCCCGTTGATGACGCCCATCCTCGGCAGCGCGCTGGCGCTGGTCCTCGCCGACAGGCCGCAGGTCGTGCGGTGCGCGCTGCTGGTCCTGGGCGGCGCGCTGGCGGTCGTGGCCATCGGCATGCTGCTCGGCTGGATCGTCTCCCCGCCCGACGCCTTCGCCTCGAACAGTCAGGTGTCCTCCCGGATCAGCCCGAGGCTCATCGACCTGCTCGCCGCTCTGGCCACGGGGACGGTCGGCGCGTTCGCTCTCGTGCGCGCCGACATCTCCGACACCCTGCCCGGGGTGGCGATCGCCATCTCGCTGGTGCCGCCGCTCGCGGTGACGGGACTGCTGATCACGGTCGGCCGCTATCACGACGCGAGCGAGTCCGCCCTGCTGTTCGGGACCAACGTCGCCGCCATCGTGGCGACCGGCACCGTCGTCTTCCTCGTCTATGGGATCCGGGCGGCCGCCCAGGAGTCGGGTCTGAGCGTAGGGCGGTTCCACGGGTGGACGCTGGTGGCCGTAGCCACGGTCGTCCTGCTGATCGCGGTGCCTCTGACGACCGGCACGGTGACCGTCGCGCGCGACCGGTCGCTCGCCGCCGACGCCCGGCCCGTGGCCGAGAAGTGGGCCGCCACCGGGAAGTGGCAGATCGCCTCGGTCGAGGCGCGCAACGGCATCATCGTCATCGGCGTCCTGGGGCTCCCGCCCCAGCCCGCGCCCACCGAGCTGCGCGCCGCCCTGGACCGGAACGGCATGGCGGGCGCGGACCTCGAACTCCACCTCGTGGGCGGGCGGACGCACTGGTGCCCGGCGGACACGGACACCTGCACGGTGCGGGACGCCGAGCGCAGCTGA
- a CDS encoding alkyl/aryl-sulfatase: MTGNTQSKSAQPAISRSNDEVLRRFPFDDTQDMDAARRGFMGTAPSEITTADGRVVWDLEAYGFLTQDCPPTANPSLWRQSRLVAEHGLFEVVEGIYQIRGFDLSNMTIVEGERGVLVIDPLISSETAAAGLALYRSHRGERPVTGVLYTHSHVDHFGGVKGVVTDEEVAAGVPVLAPEGFLEHAVSENVYAGTAMARRAAYMYGAALPKGPQGQVGAGLGQTTSTGSVGLIPPTLDITRTGQTETVDGIRMVFQLTPGTEAPSELNIHFPDHAALCMAENATHNLHNLLTLRGAEVRDPRVWARYLTEAITLFGDETDVAFASHHWPTWGRERAMGFLAEQRDLYAYLHDQTLRMINQGMTPLEIAEVIEMPPALEKAWHTHGYYGSVSHNTKAIYQRYLGWFDGNPAHLWEHPPVEAAKRYVEFMGGAQEVLRRAHESFAAGDFRWVAQVVNHVVFADPVNAEALSLQADALEQLGYGSENGTWRNFYLMGALELRQGPVGTPTVTSSPDFLRVLSLDQLFDALSIRVDGPRSWDADITVRWNVNGSGPVTLRLHNGVLTHTAGSGRAVADPDAEVTLDEADLRSVLLGLLPPSELAGHATVTGDAAKITELLGHLSAPDPDFAIVTP; encoded by the coding sequence ATGACCGGGAACACACAGTCCAAATCGGCTCAGCCCGCGATCAGCCGGTCCAACGATGAAGTCCTGCGACGCTTCCCCTTCGACGACACCCAGGACATGGACGCCGCCCGCCGTGGCTTCATGGGCACCGCACCCAGTGAGATCACGACGGCCGACGGCCGGGTGGTCTGGGACCTGGAGGCCTACGGCTTCCTCACGCAGGACTGCCCGCCCACGGCCAACCCGAGTCTGTGGCGGCAGAGCCGGCTCGTCGCCGAGCACGGGCTGTTCGAGGTCGTGGAGGGCATCTACCAGATCCGCGGTTTCGACCTGTCGAACATGACGATCGTCGAGGGCGAGCGCGGCGTCCTGGTGATCGACCCGCTGATCTCCAGCGAGACCGCCGCCGCCGGCCTCGCCCTCTACCGAAGCCACCGGGGTGAACGGCCCGTGACGGGCGTGCTGTACACCCACAGCCATGTCGACCACTTCGGCGGTGTGAAGGGCGTGGTCACCGACGAGGAGGTCGCCGCCGGGGTCCCGGTGCTCGCGCCGGAGGGCTTCCTGGAGCACGCGGTCAGCGAGAACGTGTACGCGGGCACGGCGATGGCCCGCCGCGCCGCCTATATGTACGGGGCCGCTCTGCCGAAGGGCCCGCAGGGCCAGGTCGGCGCGGGTCTGGGACAGACGACGTCGACGGGTTCGGTCGGGCTCATCCCCCCGACGCTCGACATCACCCGCACGGGGCAGACCGAGACGGTCGACGGCATCCGGATGGTCTTCCAGCTCACCCCGGGCACGGAGGCCCCGTCCGAGCTCAACATCCACTTCCCCGACCACGCGGCCCTGTGCATGGCGGAGAACGCCACGCACAACCTGCACAACCTGCTGACGCTGCGGGGTGCGGAGGTCCGCGACCCCCGGGTCTGGGCCCGGTATCTCACCGAGGCGATCACCCTGTTCGGTGACGAGACGGACGTCGCGTTCGCCTCCCACCACTGGCCGACATGGGGGCGCGAGCGGGCGATGGGATTCCTCGCCGAACAGCGCGACCTGTACGCCTATCTGCACGACCAGACGCTCCGGATGATCAACCAGGGAATGACACCGCTGGAGATCGCCGAGGTGATCGAGATGCCTCCGGCGCTGGAGAAGGCCTGGCACACCCACGGCTACTACGGCTCCGTGAGCCACAACACCAAGGCCATCTACCAGCGGTACCTGGGCTGGTTCGACGGCAACCCCGCGCATCTGTGGGAGCACCCGCCCGTGGAAGCGGCGAAGCGGTACGTCGAGTTCATGGGCGGTGCGCAGGAGGTGCTGCGGCGCGCACATGAGTCGTTCGCGGCCGGCGACTTCCGCTGGGTGGCGCAGGTCGTCAACCACGTCGTCTTCGCGGACCCGGTCAATGCCGAGGCCCTCAGCCTGCAGGCGGACGCACTGGAGCAGCTCGGATACGGCAGCGAGAACGGGACCTGGCGCAACTTCTACCTCATGGGCGCGCTGGAGCTGCGCCAGGGGCCCGTCGGTACGCCGACCGTCACGTCGTCCCCCGATTTCCTCCGTGTCCTCTCGCTCGACCAGCTCTTCGACGCGCTGTCCATCCGGGTGGACGGCCCGCGCAGCTGGGACGCGGACATCACCGTGCGCTGGAACGTGAACGGCTCGGGGCCCGTCACACTGCGGCTGCACAACGGAGTCCTGACCCACACCGCGGGCAGCGGACGGGCGGTCGCCGATCCGGATGCCGAGGTCACCCTGGACGAGGCCGATCTGCGGTCCGTCCTGCTGGGGCTGCTTCCCCCGTCCGAACTCGCGGGACATGCCACGGTCACCGGCGACGCCGCGAAGATCACCGAACTGCTCGGCCACCTCAGCGCCCCGGACCCGGACTTCGCCATCGTCACGCCCTGA